The following proteins are co-located in the Streptomyces kaniharaensis genome:
- a CDS encoding IS5 family transposase: protein MSHCGVSTPSASNSGVSPCDCLAHRLGNAADQPDRTRRYSSDLTDAEWHLVRPLLPVPAWLNGKGGRPEGFCHRQMIDGVRYLVAEGVRWASLPTDFPKWRAVYRFFRRWRDNDLIKELYGRLRARLRELAGKKAEPTAAIIDSQSVKADATVPTASRGYDAGKKINGRKRHIAVDTLGLLLTVLVTAASVKDNDAGRDLLDQLRTEHRRIALVWADSGYTGWLVAFATTVLALALTVVKRSDDATGFVVLPRRWVVERSFSWLIRARRLARDYETRIDSTEAMAWWAASIPATRRLARSGAPAPRRVKLSAA from the coding sequence GTGTCCCACTGTGGCGTGTCGACCCCGTCCGCGTCCAACTCCGGCGTGTCGCCGTGCGATTGCCTGGCCCACCGGCTCGGCAACGCAGCCGACCAGCCCGACCGGACCCGCCGCTACAGCTCCGACCTCACCGACGCCGAATGGCACCTGGTCCGGCCGCTGCTGCCGGTCCCGGCCTGGCTGAACGGAAAGGGCGGACGCCCGGAGGGCTTCTGCCACCGCCAGATGATCGACGGCGTGCGCTACCTGGTCGCCGAGGGCGTGCGCTGGGCCAGTCTGCCGACCGACTTCCCCAAGTGGCGGGCCGTATACCGGTTCTTCCGCCGCTGGCGCGACAACGACCTGATCAAGGAGCTCTACGGCCGACTGCGCGCCCGCCTGCGAGAACTGGCCGGCAAGAAGGCGGAGCCGACCGCCGCGATCATCGACTCGCAGTCGGTCAAGGCCGACGCCACCGTGCCGACCGCCTCGCGCGGCTACGACGCCGGAAAGAAGATCAACGGCCGCAAACGGCACATCGCCGTCGACACCCTGGGCCTGCTGCTGACCGTGCTGGTCACCGCCGCCTCGGTCAAAGACAACGACGCCGGCCGCGACCTCCTTGACCAACTGCGCACCGAACACCGCCGCATCGCCCTGGTCTGGGCCGACAGCGGCTACACCGGCTGGCTGGTCGCCTTCGCCACCACCGTCCTGGCCCTTGCGCTCACCGTCGTCAAACGCAGCGACGACGCCACCGGGTTCGTGGTGCTGCCGCGCCGCTGGGTCGTGGAACGATCATTTTCCTGGCTGATCCGGGCGAGACGCCTCGCCCGGGACTACGAGACCCGCATCGACAGCACCGAGGCGATGGCCTGGTGGGCCGCGAGCATCCCGGCCACGCGCCGCCTGGCCCGCTCCGGCGCCCCCGCGCCCCGCCGCGTCAAGCTGTCCGCGGCCTGA
- a CDS encoding DEAD/DEAH box helicase, with protein sequence MNPLPLHWFQKDAVAAAVRAVKNGGRATVVAATGSGKTLIAAGCARRLAARGVVLVLVPTIELLEQTAEAWSLKGGRRGLAVAACSREEALESAEAGGRIRAQVSTQAARIADLVTSAKPGEPVTVYATYASLERIVQAHQLHGLPAWDLVVVDEAHRTAGSDGKAWAAVHADDQVPAVRRLYFTATPRIADDRKAKDDLTDLGADTDSDGAEQLPALCSMDDESIYGPTVYTWTLGQGIEHGYLADYRVLVPVVTDEDLRDLLNLPAVADLRSQRSNEDLLRLALQVAVLRAVADLELRRVITFHSRVSGAREFAADLPAAAALLKDADRPERIWAKAVAGTDRLRDLRQAFAEFKAHTGDDGEECGILCNSRLLTEGIDVAAVDAVCFADPKSSVIDIVQAVGRALRQSYRQGKVSWVIIPVYLPTPEVGDDTAAADPSEVKDAGEAVKAEADTEIEASSFRTIWRVLRALAAHDARVVGRITELRAHRAQPQHATAQAAEEGEAAEAGAGEQPPAVVESPVDWLRIDARRHAARILQTVKLRAFNPRASEWQRMHAVAAVFHLEHGHLDPTDKTRHAELISWLDRQRYLSGQGLLDPARVSELDALGMIWSKNANAWERGYAYAAAFHHQHGHLAIPATEKLDDYAVGAWMRRQRKADNLTKDQTAKLDALDELWRLEPDWNRSYRRLLAYLAVGGTLDGPANRTGGEADPTFRPGTWLRKQATARTDGKLTDHQSALLDALDRHAETVAG encoded by the coding sequence GTGAACCCGCTGCCGCTGCACTGGTTCCAGAAAGACGCGGTGGCGGCCGCCGTACGCGCGGTGAAGAACGGCGGCCGCGCGACCGTCGTCGCCGCCACCGGATCCGGCAAGACCCTGATCGCGGCCGGCTGCGCCCGGCGCCTGGCCGCGCGCGGCGTCGTCCTGGTCCTGGTGCCCACGATCGAACTCCTGGAACAGACCGCCGAGGCGTGGTCGCTGAAGGGCGGGCGCCGGGGACTCGCGGTGGCAGCCTGCTCGCGGGAGGAAGCGCTGGAGAGCGCGGAAGCCGGCGGCCGGATCCGCGCACAGGTGTCGACACAGGCCGCGCGGATCGCCGACCTGGTCACCTCGGCCAAGCCCGGCGAGCCGGTCACGGTGTACGCGACCTACGCGTCCCTGGAGCGGATCGTCCAGGCCCACCAGCTACACGGCCTCCCGGCGTGGGACCTGGTGGTCGTCGATGAGGCGCACCGCACCGCCGGCTCCGACGGCAAGGCCTGGGCCGCCGTCCACGCCGACGACCAGGTCCCCGCCGTCCGGCGGCTGTACTTCACTGCGACGCCGAGGATCGCGGACGACCGCAAGGCCAAGGACGACCTGACCGACCTCGGCGCCGACACCGACAGCGACGGCGCCGAGCAGCTGCCCGCGTTGTGCTCGATGGACGACGAGAGCATCTACGGCCCGACCGTCTACACCTGGACGCTGGGCCAGGGGATCGAGCACGGCTACCTCGCCGACTACCGGGTCCTCGTGCCGGTGGTCACGGACGAGGACCTGCGCGACCTGCTGAACCTGCCCGCGGTCGCCGACCTGCGCTCCCAGCGCTCGAACGAGGACCTGCTGCGCCTCGCGTTGCAGGTCGCGGTGCTGCGGGCGGTCGCGGATCTGGAGCTGCGGCGGGTGATCACGTTCCACTCGCGGGTGTCCGGGGCGCGGGAGTTCGCCGCGGACCTGCCGGCGGCGGCCGCGCTGCTGAAGGACGCGGACCGCCCGGAGCGGATCTGGGCGAAGGCCGTCGCGGGCACCGACCGACTGCGGGACCTCCGCCAGGCGTTCGCGGAGTTCAAGGCCCACACCGGAGACGACGGCGAAGAGTGCGGCATCCTCTGCAACAGCCGGCTGCTCACCGAGGGCATCGACGTGGCCGCGGTCGACGCGGTCTGCTTCGCCGACCCCAAATCGTCGGTGATCGACATCGTGCAGGCCGTCGGCCGGGCGCTGCGCCAGTCCTACCGGCAGGGCAAGGTCTCCTGGGTCATCATCCCGGTCTACCTCCCGACCCCCGAGGTCGGCGACGACACGGCGGCCGCCGACCCGTCCGAGGTGAAGGATGCGGGCGAGGCCGTGAAGGCCGAGGCCGACACCGAGATCGAAGCCTCCAGCTTCCGCACGATCTGGCGGGTCCTGCGCGCCCTGGCCGCGCACGACGCCCGGGTCGTCGGCCGCATCACCGAGCTGCGCGCCCACCGCGCCCAGCCCCAGCACGCCACGGCACAGGCCGCCGAGGAAGGCGAGGCCGCCGAGGCCGGGGCGGGCGAGCAGCCGCCGGCGGTGGTGGAGTCGCCGGTGGACTGGCTGCGGATCGACGCCCGCCGCCACGCGGCGCGGATCCTCCAGACGGTGAAGCTGCGCGCGTTCAATCCGCGGGCGAGCGAGTGGCAACGGATGCACGCGGTCGCCGCCGTGTTCCACCTCGAGCACGGCCACCTCGACCCCACCGACAAGACCCGCCACGCGGAGCTGATCTCCTGGCTCGACCGGCAGCGCTACCTGAGCGGCCAGGGCCTGCTCGACCCGGCCCGGGTCAGCGAGTTGGACGCGCTGGGCATGATCTGGTCGAAGAACGCGAACGCCTGGGAGCGCGGCTACGCCTACGCGGCCGCCTTCCATCACCAGCACGGGCACTTGGCGATCCCGGCGACGGAGAAGCTGGACGACTACGCGGTGGGTGCGTGGATGCGCCGCCAGCGCAAGGCCGACAACCTGACCAAGGACCAGACCGCGAAGCTGGACGCGCTGGACGAGCTGTGGCGGCTGGAGCCGGACTGGAACAGGTCGTACCGCCGCCTGCTCGCCTACCTCGCCGTCGGCGGTACCCTGGACGGCCCGGCGAACCGGACCGGCGGCGAGGCGGACCCGACCTTCCGCCCCGGCACGTGGCTGCGCAAGCAAGCAACGGCGCGCACTGACGGCAAGCTGACCGACCACCAGAGCGCGCTTCTGGACGCGCTCGACCGGCACGCCGAGACCGTCGCTGGCTGA
- a CDS encoding AbiTii domain-containing protein, which translates to MKNRDRRLIAQVERDALDATKDLSEALRKCIILGGKAGSVSLRECASRELTGYGPNDELPEYRTVGAPIKVDAITFNAQIRGQRISPRVLPAPLREAIDESHSFRSGVGELEGVVDQYRSQGHVRISLPMGADVADLLNYANGDPDQKITAVYYEVSIASIRAILDRIRTTLVSLIAEMRAGMPDDEDVPSAGIADQAVSVAVYGKGSRVTVNNSQAKNRGKSTVSVGGAAPDQTPFWTRSRKIGSFIVGIMTVAGAIAAIIAALN; encoded by the coding sequence ATGAAGAATCGTGACCGGCGCCTTATTGCCCAGGTTGAGCGGGACGCCCTAGACGCCACCAAGGACCTCAGTGAGGCGCTCAGGAAGTGCATCATCCTCGGAGGGAAAGCAGGCTCTGTCAGTCTGCGCGAATGCGCATCGCGCGAGCTCACGGGCTACGGTCCCAACGATGAGCTGCCCGAATACCGCACCGTTGGCGCACCTATCAAGGTCGATGCCATCACATTCAACGCCCAGATCAGGGGCCAGCGCATCAGTCCGCGGGTGCTTCCTGCACCGCTGCGGGAAGCGATCGACGAGAGCCACTCCTTTCGGAGTGGGGTCGGTGAGCTCGAAGGTGTCGTCGATCAGTATCGAAGCCAAGGGCACGTGCGGATCTCACTGCCGATGGGCGCAGATGTCGCCGACCTCCTGAACTATGCGAACGGAGACCCGGACCAGAAGATCACCGCCGTCTATTATGAGGTCTCCATAGCAAGTATCCGCGCCATCCTCGACAGGATTCGCACCACGCTGGTTTCACTGATCGCAGAGATGCGTGCGGGAATGCCAGACGACGAGGATGTTCCATCGGCCGGGATCGCCGACCAGGCGGTCAGCGTCGCCGTTTACGGGAAAGGATCGCGGGTCACCGTCAATAACTCGCAGGCCAAGAACCGCGGCAAGAGCACCGTTAGCGTGGGTGGTGCGGCTCCCGATCAGACGCCCTTTTGGACCCGCTCTCGCAAGATCGGGTCCTTTATCGTCGGCATCATGACGGTCGCCGGTGCCATCGCCGCCATCATCGCGGCCCTCAACTAG
- a CDS encoding TIM44-like domain-containing protein, with the protein MRVRRWICVLAGAVALSSPTAAYARGGGGGHGFGGHGGGGSGGSGSGGGHGGGFHGSGGGFGAGVGAGSGGLLTVLVIVAVVLLILWLWSRRRRAKLAQGLNTVSDRTAHRADAQARERAARISARVDAIADTDATFERAALEQRAVWLYETAQRAWSGHDHAMLQRILSPVLYGKWAEELHDYASRGEVNVVEIVSGPVVELVDVANRAGEVNDTVTFRITATLNDYVRRADGGQSVRKDGSTRPVEYWTLRKNTAGQWIVSSLEQAAEGAHHLSGAIETDGWDQKEVAREAVLEVAGKSTVTKVSDILSLTNISWSTDADTAAGDLSVLDGRFDKSVLEVAVERFLEEWAMNDGSLDFTPVRTAHRTVMRQATVTRVTVRSLVSRDPVVFRVTVDTEGVYYEVDRRSEQVLRGDPHKRRPITFTFDLRLDDTPANAWTVIAATVE; encoded by the coding sequence GTGCGCGTCCGCCGGTGGATATGTGTGCTCGCGGGAGCCGTCGCGCTGAGCAGCCCGACGGCCGCCTACGCCCGCGGCGGGGGCGGCGGTCACGGCTTCGGTGGCCACGGTGGCGGGGGCAGTGGGGGCAGTGGCAGTGGGGGCGGCCATGGCGGCGGCTTCCACGGGTCGGGCGGCGGCTTCGGAGCGGGCGTCGGGGCCGGGAGCGGCGGGCTCCTCACCGTGCTGGTGATCGTGGCCGTCGTCCTCCTGATCCTGTGGCTGTGGTCCCGGCGCCGCAGGGCAAAACTGGCACAGGGCCTGAACACCGTCTCCGACCGCACGGCGCACCGCGCGGACGCGCAGGCGCGCGAGCGCGCCGCCCGCATCTCAGCCCGCGTCGACGCCATCGCCGACACGGATGCGACCTTCGAGCGCGCGGCGCTCGAGCAACGCGCCGTATGGCTGTACGAGACGGCCCAACGTGCCTGGAGCGGGCACGATCACGCCATGCTGCAGCGGATCCTGTCCCCGGTGCTGTACGGCAAGTGGGCCGAGGAGCTGCACGACTACGCCTCACGCGGCGAGGTCAACGTCGTGGAGATCGTCTCCGGCCCGGTCGTCGAACTGGTCGACGTCGCCAACCGCGCGGGCGAGGTGAACGACACCGTCACCTTCCGGATCACCGCGACGCTCAACGACTACGTACGCCGCGCCGACGGTGGGCAGTCCGTGCGCAAGGACGGCTCGACGCGCCCGGTCGAGTACTGGACACTGCGCAAGAACACGGCCGGGCAGTGGATCGTGTCGTCGCTGGAACAGGCCGCCGAGGGCGCGCACCACCTGAGCGGCGCCATCGAGACGGACGGCTGGGACCAAAAAGAGGTCGCCCGCGAGGCCGTGCTCGAGGTGGCCGGCAAGAGCACAGTCACCAAGGTGAGCGACATCCTGTCGCTCACCAACATCTCGTGGAGCACCGACGCCGACACCGCCGCCGGCGACCTGAGCGTCCTCGACGGCCGGTTCGACAAGTCCGTCCTCGAGGTCGCCGTCGAGCGGTTCCTCGAGGAATGGGCCATGAACGACGGCAGCCTCGACTTCACGCCCGTCCGCACCGCCCACCGGACCGTCATGCGCCAGGCCACCGTCACCCGCGTCACGGTGCGCTCGCTGGTCTCCCGCGACCCGGTCGTCTTCCGCGTCACGGTCGACACCGAGGGCGTCTACTACGAAGTCGACCGCCGCAGCGAACAGGTACTGCGCGGTGACCCGCACAAACGCAGGCCCATCACCTTCACCTTCGACCTGCGCCTGGACGACACACCGGCCAACGCGTGGACCGTCATCGCCGCCACGGTCGAGTAG
- a CDS encoding DDE-type integrase/transposase/recombinase: MDEAFTAVEHQLGTTAACRLTGRSRATHYRRLKPPPPRGPRSPQAQPSALTAEGRDAVLALMNSPEYAELPPAQIWARELDTGRYHCSVSTMYRILRERGQSGERRRQAAHPAKTVPELVADGPSLVFTWDTTKAAGPSKGIWYHAYVIIDIFSRYIVGHTVELAESAERAEELIREAIARNGIVPRPCTPTGAPR, translated from the coding sequence GTGGACGAGGCGTTCACCGCCGTCGAACACCAGCTGGGCACCACGGCCGCGTGCCGGCTGACCGGCCGCTCCCGGGCCACCCACTACCGCCGCCTGAAACCGCCGCCCCCGCGCGGGCCCAGGTCCCCACAGGCCCAGCCCTCGGCCCTGACAGCCGAAGGACGCGATGCGGTACTGGCGTTGATGAACAGCCCCGAGTACGCCGAACTGCCACCCGCACAGATCTGGGCCCGCGAGCTGGACACCGGGCGCTACCACTGCTCGGTTTCCACGATGTACCGGATTCTGCGTGAGCGGGGGCAGTCGGGTGAGCGCCGCCGCCAGGCCGCCCACCCCGCCAAGACGGTGCCCGAACTGGTCGCTGACGGCCCCTCCCTGGTGTTCACCTGGGACACCACCAAAGCGGCCGGCCCCAGCAAGGGCATCTGGTACCACGCCTACGTCATCATCGACATCTTCAGCCGCTACATCGTCGGCCACACCGTCGAACTGGCCGAATCAGCCGAACGGGCAGAGGAGTTGATCCGGGAGGCCATCGCGCGCAACGGCATCGTCCCGAGACCGTGCACGCCGACCGGGGCACCTCGATGA
- a CDS encoding integrase core domain-containing protein has translation MDLEDAGCRARYLIRDRDGKFPTLFDAVLQDAGIEVVLSGVRMPRMNSLMERWVQTCRRERLDRTLIWNQRHLMHPLREFEHFYNGHRPHQGIANARPLHPLPEPISAPEQINRLDIRRRDRLGGLLHEYQHAA, from the coding sequence ATGGACCTCGAGGACGCCGGATGCCGGGCCCGCTACCTGATCAGGGACCGGGACGGGAAGTTCCCCACGCTGTTCGACGCCGTCCTGCAGGACGCGGGGATCGAGGTCGTGCTCAGCGGGGTCCGGATGCCGAGAATGAACTCGCTCATGGAGCGGTGGGTGCAGACCTGCAGGCGAGAACGGCTGGACCGCACGCTGATCTGGAACCAGCGCCACCTCATGCACCCGTTGCGCGAGTTCGAGCACTTCTACAACGGGCACAGGCCACACCAGGGCATCGCGAATGCCCGCCCGCTACACCCGCTCCCCGAACCGATCAGCGCCCCCGAGCAGATCAACCGCCTCGACATACGAAGGCGCGACCGGCTCGGCGGCCTCCTCCACGAGTATCAACATGCGGCCTGA
- a CDS encoding ribosome-inactivating family protein produces MAVSRVGRLAGAAALALSISMGGVVAAGGTAVAAIPEGTQDAGRWPIPINSLGPTLADDYDTTIRDLRNVVAVPASDGGQQTQSQRALYKLTLRIPDHRGVDQHVSLFFQATDLYLVGFSPGFSRNAYMFNDWQEDTYGSFLPSGYTARNLRFGGNYQSLTNVAGADTRYTMRIGYDNIWDQILHLATTPEDSFVGTNAQINARTASALLQMINMFSEAARFPGIQRHYHNAFADRNAVTQGLTPFEQEAENSWGGLSNAFFRMNQDPTVSYTVHVGLTNVVYNNRAQIRALLALLAGSTRIIGTDFRSNWNQV; encoded by the coding sequence ATGGCTGTTTCAAGGGTGGGACGACTGGCGGGAGCCGCCGCGCTCGCACTGTCGATCTCCATGGGCGGCGTGGTCGCCGCAGGCGGCACGGCGGTGGCGGCGATCCCCGAGGGGACACAAGACGCCGGACGGTGGCCCATCCCGATCAACTCGCTGGGCCCGACGCTGGCCGACGACTACGACACGACCATCCGGGACCTGCGCAACGTGGTGGCGGTCCCGGCCAGCGACGGAGGCCAGCAGACCCAGAGCCAGCGCGCGCTGTACAAGCTCACGCTGAGGATCCCCGACCACCGCGGTGTGGATCAGCACGTCTCGCTGTTCTTCCAGGCGACCGACCTGTACCTGGTCGGGTTCAGCCCTGGTTTCTCCCGCAACGCCTACATGTTCAACGACTGGCAGGAGGACACCTACGGCTCCTTCCTGCCGTCCGGCTACACCGCCCGCAACCTGCGCTTCGGCGGCAACTACCAGTCCCTGACCAACGTCGCCGGCGCCGACACCCGCTACACCATGCGCATCGGCTACGACAACATCTGGGATCAGATCCTCCACCTGGCCACCACCCCCGAGGACTCCTTTGTCGGAACCAACGCCCAGATCAACGCCCGCACCGCCTCGGCGCTCCTGCAGATGATCAACATGTTCTCGGAGGCGGCCCGCTTCCCTGGTATCCAGCGCCACTACCACAACGCCTTCGCCGACCGGAACGCTGTCACCCAGGGCCTCACCCCCTTCGAACAGGAAGCCGAGAACAGCTGGGGCGGCCTGTCGAACGCCTTCTTCCGGATGAACCAGGACCCCACCGTCTCCTACACCGTGCACGTGGGACTCACCAACGTCGTCTACAACAACCGCGCGCAGATCCGCGCCCTGCTCGCCCTCCTCGCCGGCTCCACCAGGATCATCGGCACCGACTTCCGCTCCAACTGGAACCAGGTCTGA
- a CDS encoding integrase core domain-containing protein: MHADRGTSMTSKKVSQLLIDLGVTRSHSRPKMSNDNPYSEAQFKTTKYMSDYPERFDSLAHAREWFDAFISYYNHEHRHSGIGLHTPASVHFGTAEEIRDQRAVTLAEAYARHPERFGRRPRPPEIPKTAWINDPAKRREPAPQTS; encoded by the coding sequence GTGCACGCCGACCGGGGCACCTCGATGACCTCCAAGAAGGTCTCCCAGCTGCTGATCGATCTCGGCGTCACCAGGAGTCACTCGCGCCCCAAGATGAGCAACGACAACCCCTACAGCGAGGCCCAGTTCAAGACCACCAAGTACATGTCCGATTATCCCGAGCGGTTCGATTCCCTGGCCCACGCCCGTGAATGGTTCGACGCCTTCATCTCGTACTACAACCACGAGCACAGGCACTCGGGCATCGGACTGCACACGCCCGCCAGCGTCCACTTCGGCACCGCGGAGGAGATCCGTGACCAGCGGGCCGTCACCCTCGCCGAGGCCTACGCGCGCCACCCCGAACGCTTCGGCCGCCGTCCCAGACCACCCGAGATCCCGAAGACGGCGTGGATCAACGACCCCGCGAAGCGCAGGGAACCCGCACCACAAACCTCATAG
- a CDS encoding IS630 family transposase — MGDARRLSPKAQEALRMRAVAALRAGRGRNEVAELLGVTVESVTDWWAAWQAGGRDALVSRTRGRRSGEHQVLDPDQQQCVRQALIDHRPEDLGLGGQLWTRAIVGDLIALLYRVRLTEQGVGKYLKRWGLSFQRPDKRAIEQDVEAVRTWREETWPAIRAKAQEEGAEVLFADQTGVRSDQVSGRTWAPRGETPTVRRTGNRFSVNAMSAISPRGRMWFTVYRGSFTAEVFCDFLDRLNRQFDRPVHLVVDRHSVHRSKKVRAWLADHPGRITLHLLPAYAPETNPDELVNADLKRTLLPASRARNATQLADEVRRFFHRRQKQPHIVRGYFQGPHVRYITEVPEI; from the coding sequence GTGGGAGACGCGCGGCGCCTGTCGCCGAAGGCTCAGGAAGCTCTGCGGATGCGGGCGGTTGCGGCGCTTCGCGCTGGCCGGGGCCGGAACGAGGTGGCCGAACTTCTGGGTGTCACCGTGGAGTCGGTGACCGACTGGTGGGCCGCATGGCAGGCCGGCGGTCGGGATGCGCTGGTGTCCAGGACCCGTGGCCGGCGGTCGGGCGAGCATCAGGTGCTCGACCCGGACCAGCAGCAGTGCGTCCGGCAGGCCCTGATCGACCACCGTCCCGAAGACCTCGGTCTGGGCGGGCAGTTGTGGACCCGCGCGATCGTGGGCGACCTGATCGCCCTGCTCTACCGGGTGCGGCTGACCGAGCAGGGCGTGGGCAAGTACCTCAAACGATGGGGGCTGTCGTTCCAGCGCCCGGACAAGCGCGCGATCGAGCAGGACGTGGAGGCGGTCCGCACCTGGCGCGAGGAGACCTGGCCCGCCATCCGTGCGAAGGCCCAGGAGGAAGGTGCCGAGGTGCTGTTCGCCGACCAGACCGGCGTCCGCTCCGACCAGGTGTCGGGCCGGACCTGGGCCCCGCGCGGCGAGACGCCGACCGTGCGGCGCACGGGCAACCGCTTCTCGGTCAATGCGATGTCAGCGATCAGCCCCCGGGGCCGGATGTGGTTCACCGTCTACCGGGGATCGTTCACGGCCGAGGTGTTCTGCGACTTCCTCGACCGTCTGAACAGGCAGTTCGACCGCCCGGTCCACCTGGTCGTCGACCGGCACTCCGTTCACCGCAGCAAGAAGGTCAGAGCCTGGCTCGCCGATCATCCCGGCCGCATCACTCTGCACCTGCTGCCCGCATACGCGCCCGAGACCAACCCGGATGAGCTGGTCAACGCCGACCTGAAACGGACCCTGCTGCCGGCCTCCCGAGCCCGCAACGCCACCCAGCTCGCCGACGAGGTCCGGCGCTTCTTCCACCGACGCCAGAAACAGCCGCACATCGTCCGCGGCTACTTCCAGGGCCCGCACGTCCGCTACATCACCGAGGTACCAGAAATTTAG
- a CDS encoding nuclease-related domain-containing protein, with protein MAAYLYDRHVTDDEYRQRVRRHRPSSLLPLVAAAAVRWGQPGQEHPWLNSPYRKYTPWALADIARVALTFGTEFHRAEATEDDLLKILCAYSQLKDLTLHNDDGDLSVRVRDFLMRTSGEQFVWQAPEATTLARTGAIFRDTAFPDHRTPQVLVPGWDTDLLGCTLTDYIGVTQILWAAAMYSQGRFDLAYLDAPQAAGIYDIIDRTTLLATVDRHFATDTEAFRAAERDTATRVARTPGASHPQLRRFTHNPLLARPAVTGFGDAWLLCPVPQLVHRKASPASLYFTGFASLGPGFTIETGYLFEQYIGRQLRLLVDANVLPEITYMVGKQKRESVDWIVVFDDLVLLVEVKACMPTENVRLGLAFGVDETVRKIGKAYEQINRTEQLIANGHPDFAAVPKDRPRHGIVVTLEPFPIANAPFPTPGLPSTALPVTVASAQEIEHLVMLTDTSASALLLARAADPQESTWSLDAVLARHSVDRNPVLDDVWNSYHWSEKRFPNRWIRLPLELPCASASFE; from the coding sequence GTGGCTGCATACCTGTATGACCGGCATGTCACGGATGACGAGTACCGTCAGCGTGTTCGCCGACACCGACCGAGCTCCCTGCTGCCGCTGGTCGCCGCAGCGGCCGTCAGGTGGGGCCAGCCTGGGCAGGAGCACCCCTGGCTGAACAGCCCCTACCGGAAGTACACGCCGTGGGCCCTGGCGGACATCGCCCGCGTCGCGCTCACCTTCGGCACCGAGTTCCACCGCGCCGAGGCCACCGAGGACGACCTGCTGAAGATCCTCTGCGCGTACTCTCAGCTGAAGGACCTCACCCTTCACAATGACGACGGCGACCTGAGCGTCCGGGTGCGGGACTTCCTGATGCGCACCTCTGGCGAACAGTTCGTTTGGCAGGCCCCGGAGGCCACGACCCTGGCCCGCACTGGCGCGATCTTCCGCGACACCGCGTTCCCCGATCACCGCACACCCCAGGTGCTGGTCCCGGGCTGGGACACGGACCTGTTGGGCTGCACCTTGACCGACTACATCGGCGTCACCCAGATCCTGTGGGCCGCCGCGATGTACTCGCAAGGCCGCTTCGACCTCGCCTACCTGGACGCCCCCCAGGCCGCCGGCATCTACGACATCATCGACCGCACCACCCTGCTGGCCACCGTTGACCGACACTTCGCCACGGATACCGAGGCGTTCAGAGCTGCCGAACGCGACACCGCCACGCGCGTCGCGAGGACCCCCGGCGCCTCCCACCCGCAGCTGCGTCGCTTCACGCACAACCCGCTCCTGGCGCGCCCGGCCGTCACCGGATTCGGCGACGCCTGGCTGCTGTGCCCCGTCCCGCAGCTCGTTCACCGCAAGGCCAGTCCGGCCAGCCTCTACTTCACAGGCTTCGCCAGCCTCGGCCCGGGCTTCACCATCGAGACCGGTTACCTCTTCGAACAGTACATAGGCCGTCAGCTGCGCCTACTAGTGGACGCCAACGTGCTCCCGGAGATCACTTACATGGTGGGGAAGCAGAAGAGGGAGAGCGTTGACTGGATCGTCGTGTTCGACGACCTCGTCCTGCTGGTCGAAGTGAAGGCCTGCATGCCGACGGAGAACGTCCGCCTCGGCCTGGCCTTCGGTGTGGACGAGACCGTCCGAAAGATCGGCAAGGCGTACGAGCAGATCAACCGGACGGAGCAGCTGATCGCCAACGGACACCCGGACTTCGCTGCCGTGCCGAAGGACCGGCCTCGTCACGGCATCGTCGTCACTCTGGAGCCGTTCCCCATCGCCAACGCACCCTTCCCCACCCCCGGCCTGCCCAGCACTGCCTTGCCTGTCACCGTTGCCAGCGCGCAGGAGATCGAGCACCTCGTCATGCTCACCGACACCTCGGCGTCCGCTCTCCTCCTGGCACGAGCCGCCGATCCTCAGGAGTCCACGTGGAGCCTCGACGCGGTCCTTGCCCGCCACAGTGTGGACCGCAACCCGGTTCTGGACGATGTCTGGAACTCCTACCACTGGTCTGAGAAGCGATTCCCAAACCGATGGATACGACTGCCGCTCGAACTTCCGTGCGCATCAGCCTCGTTCGAGTGA